A region from the Stygiolobus caldivivus genome encodes:
- a CDS encoding double zinc ribbon domain-containing protein, whose translation MKRCPSCGHLNKDDAVYCEMCRYRFPGKVCKVCGHLNPVDAVYCEMCRYKFV comes from the coding sequence ATGAAGCGCTGTCCCAGTTGCGGTCACCTGAATAAGGACGACGCTGTCTACTGTGAGATGTGCAGGTACAGGTTTCCCGGTAAGGTCTGCAAGGTGTGCGGCCACTTAAACCCCGTGGACGCTGTCTACTGTGAGATGTGCAGGTACAAGTTCGTTTAA